GGCGGGCCAGCCGCGTCGGTTTCGTGTTCTCGTGGTTCTCACGGGTCGCCTCCTGGCGTTCGTGGTCCGGCCCGCTGGCCGGCAGGTGGTGGCGGTGTGGGGTGGCTGCGGCGTCGATTCCCGTCGATCAGGTTGGGGTCCGCGCTGTAGGTGGCCAGTACAATGGCACACATCACACATCGTGTAAAGAAATCGCCGATGATCGATATAAGTGACGATCCGACTACGTTCCGTTGCCGTTGACAGCCGCTCAGGCGGTCGCCTACGGTCTGCGGGCAACCCACAAGTACATAGACGCCGTTCGAACCCGCGCGGGAGAGATCCCGACCGTCCGTCGGGGCGCCGAAGGAGCAAACTCCCAAGAAACTCTCAGGCCCCGTTACCGCTCGGGTGAGGCGAACTCTGGAAAGCAGACGATCAGTCGTCTCACCCACGGTGCAAGCCGCCAACCGGCGGTGAAGCTCTCAGGTCGATGACAGAGCGGGAGGCAACCGACCGTACGACGCGACCGCGTCGGGACGAGGGAGGCCTCCGTGCATCAAAGTCCGACGACTCTGCTCCACCCACCCCTGCACGCCGTGCACGCCGAACTCGGCGCCCGGTTCACCGGCTTCGCCGGCTGGTCGATGCCGCTGCGCTACGGCAGCGAGACCGCCGAGCACCGCGCCGTACGCGAACGTGCCGGCCTCTTCGACCTCAGCCACATGGGGCAGCTCGAGGTGTCCGGGCCGCACGCCGCGGCGGCGCTGGACCAGGCGCTGGTCGGGCACCTGTCGGCGGTGCCGGTCGGCGGCGCCCGCTACACCATGCTCTGCGACGAGACCGGCGGCGTGCTCGACGACCTGGTCGCCTACCGGCTCGCCGCCGACCGGTACCTGCTGGTGACCAACGCCGTCAACACCCGCACCGCGCTGACCGCGTTGCACCTACGCTGCGCCGGACACGCGGCGACCGTCGCCGACCACACCGCCGGGCGGGCCATCATCGCCGTGCAGGGCCCACGTGCCGCCGACACGGTGCGCGCCGTGGTCGGCGCGGAGCCGACCCGACTCCGCTACTACACCGCCACCGCCGTGGACGTCGGTGGACGGCCGGCGATCGTCGCCCGTACCGGATACACCGGCGAGGACGGCTTCGAGTTCTTCCTCCGGGCCGCAGACGCGGAAGACGTCTGGCGCGCGCTGCTCGCCGCCGGCGCCGGGCACGGGCTGACGCCGGCCGGGCTGGCCTGCCGGGACACGCTGCGCATCGAGGCCGGGATGCCGCTGTACGGGTGCGAGCTGCACCAGGGCGTCACCCCCTTCGAGGCGGGCCTGGGACGGGTGGTGTCCTTCACCAAACCGGGCGACTTCGTCGGCCGGGCCGCGTTGGCCGAGCGCCGGGACGCCCGGGCCGCCACCGTCCTCGTGGGACTGACCGGGACCGGGCGACGCGTGCCGAGGACCGGCCATCCGGTGGTCGCGCTGGCAGACGGCGTACCGGCGCGACCCGTCGGCGTGGTCACCAGCGGCGCGCTGTCACCGACGCTCGACCGGCCCGTCGCGATGGCTTACGTCCACGCCGACGCGATCGAGGCCCGGTCCCGGCTGGGCGTCGTCGTCCGAGGAGACACCGAGCCGGTGCGGATCAGCCCGCTGCCGTTCTACCGCCGTCCGCGCTGACGCGAACCGACCCATCCCCCCAGGAGTGACGACCATGGACGTACCCGCGCGTCTGCGCTACAGCCGCAACCACGAATGGATCGACGACACGGCCGAACCGGCGGCCGTGGGCATCACCGCGTTCGCCGCCGCCGCCCTCGGCGACATCATCTACGCCGAACTGCCCGAGCCGGGCACCCACCTGAGCGTGGGCGAGGTCTGCGGCGAGGTGGAGTCCACCAAGTCGGTGGCCGAGCTGTACATGCCGGTGAGCGGCGAGATCGTCGCCACCAACGAGGCGGTCGTCGCCGACCCGGACCTGATCGGCACCGACCCCTACGGGGCGGGCTGGCTGGTGCGGGTGCGGCTGACCGACGCGCCGGCGCTGATGACCGCCGACGAGTACCGCGCCTACCTGGCCGACGCCGACACGGCCGGTGCGGCATGACCCTCCTCGACCGTGAACTGATCGACGTCGACCCGGAGATCGCCGAGGCGGTCGCCGCCGAGCTGCACCGGCAGCGGCGGACCCTGGGCATGATCGCCTCGGAGAACCACGCGCCCCGGGCGGTCCTGGAGGCGCAGGGCTCGGTCCTCACCAACAAGTACGCCGAGGGCTACCCCGGCCGGCGGTACTACGGCGGCTGCGAGCACGTCGACACCGTCGAGCGCCTGGCGATCGAGCGGGCGAGGCGGCTCTTCGGCGCCGCGTACGCCAACGTGCAACCGCACTCCGGCAGCCAGGCCAACGCCGCGGTGATGGCGGCCCTGCTCGAACCCGGGGACACCATCCTGGGCCTCGACCTCGCGCACGGCGGCCACCTGACCCACGGGATGCGGATCAACTTCTCGGGCCGGCTGTACCGGGCGGTGGGCTACCAGGTGGACGCCGAGAGCTTCCTCGTCGACATGGACGCCGTCGAGCGGCTGGCGCACGAGCACCGGCCGAAGATGCTGGTGGCGGGCTGGTCGGCGTACCCGAGGACCTGGACTTCGCGCGGTTCCGCCGCATCGCCGACGCCGTCGGCGCGTACCTGCTGGTCGACATGGCGCACTTCGCCGGGCTGGTCGCCGCCGGGCTGCATCCCAACCCGGTGCCGCACGCCCACGTGGTCACCCTGACCACCCACAAGACCCTCGGTGGCCCGCGTGGCGGCGCCATCCTCAGCGCGGACACCGACCTGGCCCGGCGTCTCGACTCGGCGGTCTTCCCCGGCCAGCAGGGCGGCCCGCTGGAACACACCATCGCGGGCAAGGCGGTGGCGTTCCGCATCGCCGCCGGCGAGGAGTTCCGCGACCAGCAACGGCGCGCCCTGCGCGGAGCGCGGATCGTCGCCGGGCGCCTGGGCGCCGCCGACGCGCACGACGCCGGCATCCGGGTGGTCGGCGGCGGCACCGACGTGCACCTGGTGCTGGTCGACCTGCGCGCGGCGAAGCTGGACGGCCTCCAGGCGGAGCGGCTGCTCCAGAGCATCGACGTCACCGTCAACCGCAACGCCGTACCGTTCGACCCCCGTCCGCCGATGGTGACCTCGGGACTGCGGATCGGCACGCCGGGGCTGGCCACCCGGGGCTTCGACGACGCCGACTTCGCCGAGGTCGCCGACATCGTCGCCACCGCGTTGACGACGGCCGAGGGCGGCGAGGAACTGCGGGCGCGGGTCCGCCGCCTCGCCGATCGGCATCCGCTCTACGCGGGCCCCACGGCCCGCCCGTGACCCAACCGCCGGGGCGCGTGCGGACGCCGTGCTCCCGGCGGCACCAACCCCGCCCGCCGCCGTCGGGCGACGGCATCGGGATTCGGCTCTCCGGAAAGGCGTTCCATGCCGAACAAGCTCCTGCTCCTGGCCGCGGAGAACGACCGCATCCGCGCAGTGGTCTCGCGATCGTCCCTGACCCGAGGAATCGTCCAACGGTTCGTCGCGGGCGAGGAGGATCCTGAGGTGGTCGGGGTGGCCCGCCGGCTCGCCGGGGTGGGCCTCCAGGTCACGATCGACCACCTCGGCGAGGGGACGACGGCGCTCGCACAGGCCGAGGCCACCCGCGACACGTACCTCGCGCTGCTGTGGTCGCTGCACGCCGCGGACCTGGCCACCGCCGCTGAGGTCTCACTGAAGGTCTCGGCGCTCGGTGGGTCGTTGCCGGGCGACGGGTACGGGCACGCCCTGCGGCTCACCCGCGACGTCTGTGCCGCCGCCGCGGCCGTCGGCTCAGGCGTCACGATCGACATGGAGGACCACACCACCGTCGACGCGACCCTCTCCCTGCTCGGCGACCTGCGGACGGAGTTCCCGTGGGTCGGCGTCGCCCTCCAGGCGTGCCTGCGCCGCACGGCGGACGACTGTCGGCGGCTCGCCCACCCGGGCAGCCGGGTCCGCCTGGTGAAGGGCGCCTACGCCGAACCCGCCTCGGTGGCGTTCGTGAAGAAGCGTCAGGTCGACGACGAGTTCCGGCAGTGCCTTCGCATCCTGATGGAGGGGCAGGGGTATCCGATGGTCGCCACCCACGACCCGAAGCTCATCGAGTACACCCTGCACCTGGCGCGACAGGGCGGGCGGAGCGTCGAGGACTTCGAGTTCCAAATGCTGTACGGGATCCGCGAGAACGAGCAGCTGCGACTGGCCTCGGGCGGGAACCGGATGCGGGTCTACCTGCCGTACGGCCGTGACTGGTACGCGTACTTCATGCGGCGACTCGCCGAGAAGCCGGCGAACCTGCTGCTGCTGGCCCGCTCGTTCACGCCCGGTTCCGCCAATTGAGCCACCGCCGCCGGGTGCGGCCGACGCGACAGGAAGTGCAGCCATGATCAGTGTTTTCGATCTCTTCAGTGTCGGCATCGGGCCGTCCAGCTCCCACACGGTGGGGCCGATGCGGGCCGCCCGTACGTTCGTGGCGGGGCTGAAGGCCGACGGGTTGCTGGCCGGTACCGCCCGGGTGCGGGCGGAACTCTTCGGCTCGCTCGGTGCGACCGGGCACGGCCACGGCAGCGACCGGGCGGTGCTGCTGGGGCTGGCCGGCGAGGCCCCGGAGACGGTCGACACGGACACGGTGGACGGGCGGGTCGCCCGGGTCCGTGCCGAGCGGCGGTTGGGTCTGCTCGACGCGCACGAGATCGACTTCGACCCGGATCGTGACCTGGTGCTGCACCGGCGCCGGTCGTTGCCGTACCACCCGAACGGGATGACCTTCGTCGCGTACGACGACGACGGCGCGGAGCTGCGGGCGCGGACGTACTACTCGGTCGGCGGCGGTTTCGTGGTGGACGAGGCGGCGGCGGGGGCGGACCGGATCAGGCCCGACGCCACGCGGGTGCGGCACCCGTTCGGCACCGGTGCGCAGTTGCTCGGCGTGACCGCGTCGACGGGGCTGTCGATCAGCGAGGTGATGCTCGCCAACGAGCTCTCCTGGCGCGGTGAGGGCGAGGTGCGCGCCGGCCTGTTGGAGATCTGGCGGGTGATGCGGGAGTGCGTGGAGCGGGGCTGCTCGCGCGACGGGGTGCTGCCCGGCGGGCTGAAGGTACGCCGCCGCGCCGCCGAGCTGCGCCGCAGCCTGGAGACGGAGTCCGACCCTACCGACCCGCTACGGGCGATGGACTGGGTGACGCTTTTCGCCCTCGCCGTCAACGAGGAGAACGCCGCCGGCGGCCGGGTGGTCACCGCGCCGACCAACGGGGCGGCGGGGATCATTCCGGCGGTGCTGCACTACTACACCCGGTTCTCCCCGGGCGCCTCCGAGGAGGGGGTGGTGCGGTTCCTGCTGGCGGCGGGCGCGATCGGCGTGCTGTTCAAGGAGAACGCGTCGATCTCCGGCGCCGAGGTGGGCTGCCAGGGCGAGGTGGGCTCGGCCTGCTCGATGGCCGCCGCCGGGCTGGCCGAGGCGCTGGGCGGCACCCCCGAGCAGGTGGAGAACGCCGCCGAGATCGGCATGGAGCACAACCTCGGCCTGACCTGCGACCCGGTCGGTGGTCTGGTGCAGATCCCCTGCATCGAGCGCAACGCGGTGGCTAGCATCAAGGCGATCACGGCCGCCCGGCTGGCGCTGCGCGGCGACGGGGTGCACCACGTCTCGCTGGACAAGGTCATCAAGACCATGCGCGAGACCGGCGCGGACATGAAGGTGAAATACAAGGAGACGGCACGCGGAGGGCTCGCGGTCAACGTCATCGAGTGCTGAACCGCTGCGGTGCGCGGAGTCGGGCCGGTGACGTCGGCACCTGCCGCATCCCGGCTCGGGACAACACCTGCGCGTCCCCCGCTCGGGGCCGACGCCTGTGCGACGATCGTCGGGCGTCGCGCCGACCGGTCCGTCCCGCCGGTCCGCCCACGCTACCGGTCTCTGGCAGGCAGGCGGAAAGGTCCCCGCGTACCCCTTGGAGAGCATGATGTCCATGTCCCCGGCCCGGGTCCTCGCCGCGCTGAACGCGGTGCGGCCACCCGACCAGGCGTCCCCGGTCATCGGCAGGGCCGTCGTGGTCGGCGGCAGCGTCGCCGGGTTGCTGGCGGCCCGCGTGTTGTCCGACTACGCGGAGAGCGTCGTCATCGTCGACCGGGACGATCCACACGCGACCGGCGGGCGGCCGGGCGTGCCACAGGGGACGCAGCTGCACGCGCTGCTGCCTGGCGGCTTCCTCCAGCTCGAGCACCTGTTCCCCGGCTTCCGTGAGCAGGCCGTGGCCCGGGGGGCGGTCGAGGCACCGCCGGCGGCCAGGCGGAGCTACCTCGACGGGCGACTGAAGGTAGTCGTGCCCGACGACGCCGACAGCCTGGCGGGCACCCGGCCCCTGCTGGAGGATCTGATCCGCCAGCGGGTGCTGCGGTTGCCCAACGTCAAGACCATCACCGCCCGCGCCACGGGCCTCGTGTGTGACGGCGCCGCCGTCACCGGGGTCCGCTGCGAGGCAGGCGGGACGGCGGGCGTCGAGTCGGGTGACCTGGTGGTGGACGCCATGGGGCGATCGAGCAGGGTCTCCGAGTGGTTGGAGCAGGCCGGCTGGGAGCGGCCCGCCCTGCGGCGGATGACCGTGAACCTGAACTACGCGACCGCCCTGTTCCGTCGCCGGGAGGCGGATCCGGCGGCCACGGTGGTCATGGCACTGCACACTCCGGGGATGTCCTCGGACGTGGCCGGCGCCGCGTTCTTCGCCGTCGAGGACGGCCGGTGGATGGCCATGATGGCCGGCTACGGTGACAACCGCCCGGGGCGCACGGCGGCCGACTTCGTCCGCCGGCTGCGCGAGCAGTTCCCGCCGGAGTTCGGCGACGTCGCCGGGAACGAGCTGCTCGGCGACGTCCGGACCTACCGCCACGCCGACAGCCGGCGGCGGGACTTCCACGCGCTGAAGCGGCTCCCGGCC
The nucleotide sequence above comes from Micromonospora sp. M71_S20. Encoded proteins:
- a CDS encoding L-serine ammonia-lyase, which encodes MISVFDLFSVGIGPSSSHTVGPMRAARTFVAGLKADGLLAGTARVRAELFGSLGATGHGHGSDRAVLLGLAGEAPETVDTDTVDGRVARVRAERRLGLLDAHEIDFDPDRDLVLHRRRSLPYHPNGMTFVAYDDDGAELRARTYYSVGGGFVVDEAAAGADRIRPDATRVRHPFGTGAQLLGVTASTGLSISEVMLANELSWRGEGEVRAGLLEIWRVMRECVERGCSRDGVLPGGLKVRRRAAELRRSLETESDPTDPLRAMDWVTLFALAVNEENAAGGRVVTAPTNGAAGIIPAVLHYYTRFSPGASEEGVVRFLLAAGAIGVLFKENASISGAEVGCQGEVGSACSMAAAGLAEALGGTPEQVENAAEIGMEHNLGLTCDPVGGLVQIPCIERNAVASIKAITAARLALRGDGVHHVSLDKVIKTMRETGADMKVKYKETARGGLAVNVIEC
- a CDS encoding proline dehydrogenase family protein; protein product: MPNKLLLLAAENDRIRAVVSRSSLTRGIVQRFVAGEEDPEVVGVARRLAGVGLQVTIDHLGEGTTALAQAEATRDTYLALLWSLHAADLATAAEVSLKVSALGGSLPGDGYGHALRLTRDVCAAAAAVGSGVTIDMEDHTTVDATLSLLGDLRTEFPWVGVALQACLRRTADDCRRLAHPGSRVRLVKGAYAEPASVAFVKKRQVDDEFRQCLRILMEGQGYPMVATHDPKLIEYTLHLARQGGRSVEDFEFQMLYGIRENEQLRLASGGNRMRVYLPYGRDWYAYFMRRLAEKPANLLLLARSFTPGSAN
- the gcvT gene encoding glycine cleavage system aminomethyltransferase GcvT, whose protein sequence is MHQSPTTLLHPPLHAVHAELGARFTGFAGWSMPLRYGSETAEHRAVRERAGLFDLSHMGQLEVSGPHAAAALDQALVGHLSAVPVGGARYTMLCDETGGVLDDLVAYRLAADRYLLVTNAVNTRTALTALHLRCAGHAATVADHTAGRAIIAVQGPRAADTVRAVVGAEPTRLRYYTATAVDVGGRPAIVARTGYTGEDGFEFFLRAADAEDVWRALLAAGAGHGLTPAGLACRDTLRIEAGMPLYGCELHQGVTPFEAGLGRVVSFTKPGDFVGRAALAERRDARAATVLVGLTGTGRRVPRTGHPVVALADGVPARPVGVVTSGALSPTLDRPVAMAYVHADAIEARSRLGVVVRGDTEPVRISPLPFYRRPR
- the gcvH gene encoding glycine cleavage system protein GcvH; amino-acid sequence: MDVPARLRYSRNHEWIDDTAEPAAVGITAFAAAALGDIIYAELPEPGTHLSVGEVCGEVESTKSVAELYMPVSGEIVATNEAVVADPDLIGTDPYGAGWLVRVRLTDAPALMTADEYRAYLADADTAGAA
- a CDS encoding NAD(P)/FAD-dependent oxidoreductase, whose product is MSMSPARVLAALNAVRPPDQASPVIGRAVVVGGSVAGLLAARVLSDYAESVVIVDRDDPHATGGRPGVPQGTQLHALLPGGFLQLEHLFPGFREQAVARGAVEAPPAARRSYLDGRLKVVVPDDADSLAGTRPLLEDLIRQRVLRLPNVKTITARATGLVCDGAAVTGVRCEAGGTAGVESGDLVVDAMGRSSRVSEWLEQAGWERPALRRMTVNLNYATALFRRREADPAATVVMALHTPGMSSDVAGAAFFAVEDGRWMAMMAGYGDNRPGRTAADFVRRLREQFPPEFGDVAGNELLGDVRTYRHADSRRRDFHALKRLPAGLVSVGDAVASFNPVYGQGMTAAALHAACLSTYLRSGPDLGAPAHRFFALQKVVVDVAWSMSTSADLALPHVDGPYPRGYRLSSWVSRRIVTATVTDVPTARRFNEVVSMRAHPSSLATPGVLLGALRANRRAR